Part of the Caulobacter sp. SL161 genome is shown below.
CCGGCTATCTGTCGCTGTCGTTCGTCAGCACCGCCGACTACAGCGTCCTGCCAGACCTCGTCCGGCGCTACGCCGAGGCCTTTCCCGGCGTCGAGATCCAGCTGGTCGAGGCCACCAGCGACGTCCAGGTGCCGGCGGTGCTGGCCGGCGAGCGGCACGCGGGCATCATCATCCCGCCGCCCAACCCCGCCCTGCCCGCGCCCCTTGCCTATCGGCGGCTGGTCTCCGAGCCGCTGGTGGCCGTCACGCCCGAGGCGTGGGGCGCCGAAGGGCCGCTGGACCTGGCCGCCCTGGCGGAGGTTCCGCTGGTGCTGTTTCCCCGAACCGTGGCCCCGGCCTTCCACGACCTGGTCACCGGCTATGTGGCCGCGCGCGGCCAGCCGGTGCGGATCGTGCAGGAAGCCATCCAGATGCAGACCATCATCAGCCTGGTGTCGGCGGGCCTGGGCATGGCGCTGGCGCCCGCCTCGCTGCGAAAACTGGCCCGTGCAGGGGTTCGCTATGTCGACCTCGTCGATCCCCCGATCCTGGAGACCGGCCTTGTCTGGCGACGCGACGAGGCCGCGCCGACACTTCAAGGCCTGCTGCGCCTGGCGGGCGCCGACGGACCCGCCCTGGATTGACGCGGGCCAAGGCGCGTGGCTGGCTCGGGCAAAACATAAGCCTTAGGGAGCGTCCATGGCCAACCTGATCCTCAGCGTCGTCGGCAGCGATCGACCCGGCCTCACGGAGGCCCTGGCCAAGGCGGTGCTGTCGGCCGGCGGCAACTGGCTGGAGAGCCATCTCAGCCAACTGGGCGGGCTCTATGTCGGCTCGGTGCTGGTCGCGCTGGACGCCGGCGCGGTGGACGCCCTGCGCGCCGCCGTCGCCGAGGTGGACGCGCAGGGCCTGGAGGTCCGGATCGCGCCGGCCCTTGAGACCGCCCCCTCGGCGGGCGAGACCGTCGCCTTCAGCGTGGTCGGCCAGGACCGCCCGGGTATTGTCGCCCAGGTGACCGGCGTCCTCAGCGGCCTGCACGCCAATATCGAGACCTTCGAGACCCGCCTCAGCGTCGAGCCCCACTCGGGCGCGCCGCTGTTCCACCTGGACGCCCGCCTGCGCCTGCCGTCCACGCTATCGACCGCAGCCGTGCAGACGGCGCTGGAGGATATCTCCGGCGATATCATGGTCGATGTGACGGTCGGAGAGGGCCAGAGCCTTTAGCCTGAAGTCGGAATCGATCTCAGGTGTTAGAAACGCTCCAAATCAAATACTTAGAGCGTGAGAACAGCCGAAATCGGTTCCCACTTTCGGCCTCACGCTCCAGGTGAGCCGGAACAACACCCGTGTCATTCCGGAAGCCTCGCAGAGGCTCTCCGGGACCCAGGGGGTGACAAAACGCCGTGCAAGCCGCCCCTGGGTCCCGGCGCTCCGCGCTACGCGCTGCGGCCGGGATGACGCCGGGTTGGAATCGAGGCGCTAAACCTCCAAACAGAAAACGCCCCCGCCTTACGACTGGCCGACGTCTTCCAGCGTGTGGTCGGTGTGCATGCCGACGCCGAAGGGCCTCGCATGCAACCGGATGCAACCCCGGCGTCCGTCGGCGCGCGGCGCTGCACCTGCCCGAGGGCGGCCAGGGACGCCAAAAGCCGACCGACCCATTCAAGCCCGCCGATGACCTGCAGGCGGCCGGGGCGCGCCCCTTTCACCCTATTCGGGAGGTCCACCTTGAAAACCCTGACGGCTCTGATGACCGGCGCGACCCTGATCGCGCTGACACCGACCCTCGTCGCCGCGGACGACCTCCGGCTGGCCTTCCCGGTGCACAACATCACCGTGACCTCCGACATTCCCGCGCTGAGCATCTCGGTGCGCAACCAGTCCCAGAGCACCAACCCGGCCCAGCGCGACCTGCGTGTCGTCTCTCCGAAGCCCGTGCTGCACGTCACCGGCGAGGTTCGATGCAAGTCGTTCCCGAACGCCAACACCCGTGCGGACGCCGCCCAGGTGATCTTCGGCAGCGGCGTACTCACGCCATCCGGAGACAAGGCGATCGCCTTTGTCGGCGGATGGTCCATCTCGCCGGTCGTCGAACTCGGTGATGACCAGGAGGCGCGCAACTTCAGCATCAACGTGCCGGTCAATCTGCCGAGTACCGGCGCCCCCTATTCCGTCGGCTTCAATCCGGTTCACTACGTCGAGGCGCGTATGCAGACCTTCGTCCAGAACGGAGCCGGCTCACAGGCGGACTTCCTGCGCGCCGATGACGTGTTCGAGACCACGATCAGGATGAACGTTGTCGGCTGGTGCGAGTACCAGAGCCAGAGTCTCTACGGCCGATACGCGGGCGTCAGGCAGATGACTGTGCCGGTGCGCATCTTCTATCACGGCGATCCCGACATCAAGGATCAGACCGTCGGCGTGGGAACACCCAACGGTCTCCAGGCCCCTCCCCCTGGACGCGCTCCGTCCCGCGCCACGCCCCCCGCCCGCCGGACTCCGCCGACGCGCGAAAGCCAACCGGAAGCACGCTCGCCCACAGGCGCGGCGACCGGCGAAGTCTATGGCGACGGCGCTGTGCGTCTGTTGCGACCCGCCGCTCAGCAGATGCGCGAGTCCCCGGCCGCACCGACCGGGGAAACAGGCTGCAACGGGGCCGCCCCAGTCCTCCGGCGGGAAGCGGCCCGGGCCATGGCCAGCCTGCTCCTGGGCTCAAGCCGGTCCCGCGGCGAGGCGGAGCGTCCGTCCCTGCAAAATCGTCTGGTCGATACGGTGGTCGATCAGGCGGCAGGATGCCGACCCGCGACGGCTGACGCGAACTGAGCCGACTTGAAGGCGGCATAGCGAGGAGCCGAAAAGAGGTCGCCGAACAAAAAACGCCCTGGTCCTGCGACCAGGGCGTCTCTGTTTTCTGATGGCGCAGAGCCCGTCCGCGGCCCCCTACGAGTCCAGGAAGCTGCGCAGCTTGCGCGACCGCGACGGGTGCTTGAGCTTGCGCAGAGCCTTCGCCTCGATCTGACGGATACGCTCGCGGGTCACCGAGAACTGCTGGCCGACTTCTTCCAGCGTGTGGTCGGTGTTCATGCCGATGCCGAAGCGCATGCGTAGCACGCGCTCTTCACGCGGGGTCAGCGAGGCCAGCACGCGGGTGGTGGTTTCGCGCAGGTTGGACTGAATGGCCGCGTCGATCGGCAGGACGGCGTTCTTGTCCTCGATGAAGTCGCCCAGGTGGCTGTCTTCTTCATCGCCGATCGGGGTCTCGAGCGAGATCGGCTCCTTGGCGATCTTCAGGACCTTGCGGACCTTTTCCAGCGGCATGGCCAGCTTTTCGGCCAGCTCTTCGGGGGTCGGCTCGCGGCCGATCTCGTGCAGCATCTGGCGGCTGGTGCGGACGATCTTGTTGATCGTCTCGATCATGTGCACCGGGATACGGATGGTGCGGGCCTGGTCGGCGATCGATCGGGTGATCGCCTGACGAATCCACCAGGTGGCGTAGGTCGAGAACTTGTAGCCGCGGCGATACTCGAACTTATCGACGGCCTTCATCAGGCCGATATTGCCTTCCTGGATCAGGTCCAGGAACTGCAGGCCGCGGTTGGTGTACTTCTTGGCGATCGAGATCACGAGGCGGAGGTTCGCCTCGACCATTTCCTTCTTGGCCTGACGGGCCTCGCGCTCGCCCTTCTGCACGGTCTGGACAATGCGGCGATAGTCGTCGATCGGCACGCCGGTCTCGGTGGCCAGGGCGGCGATCTCACTGCGGATGTCGGTGACCGACTGGCTGTCGTTCTCGACGAACTTGGTCCAGCGCACGCCCATCGCCTTGACCTGCTCGGTCCAGGTCGGGTTCAGCTCGGCGCCGAAATAGGCCTTGAGGAACTCAGCCCGGCTGATGCCGTAGCTGTCGGCCAGGCGCAGCAGGCGGCCTTCCAGACCGATCAGGCGCTTGTTGATCGCATAGAGCTGCTCGACCAGCGCCTCGATGCGGTTGTTGTTCAGCTTCAGCGTCTTCAGGTGCTGGATGATCGTCGCCGACAGACCCTCATAGGCCTTGCGGTCGGCGTCCGAGAGGTCTTCGCCCTTCAGGCGGCTGCCGACCAGCTTGTCCTGCAGCTTGCGGAAGGCTTCGAACTCGCTGGCGATGGCGTCCAGAATGGCCATCACGCCTTCGCGCAGCTCGCCTTCCATGGCGCTGACGGTCGGACCGGCGCCGTCGTCGAAATCGTCCTCGTCCTCGCCCTCGGCGCCCTCGGGCTTGGCCTCGCCGGCCTCGTCGTCGACCGGCTCGGCCGGACCATCGTCATCCTCGGCGGCCGGCGCGGCGGCCACGCCGTTGATCGCCGCGTAGGTGGCTTCCAGGTCGATGACCTCACGCAGCAGGATGCGGCCAGTGCCCAGTTCCTCGCGCCACACCATGATAGCTTCGAAGGTCAGGGCCGACTCGCACAGGCCGCGGATCATCGTGTCGCGGCCGGCCTCGATGCGCTTGGCGATGGCGATTTCGCCTTCGCGCGACAGCAGCTCCACCGAGCCCATTTCGCGCAGATACATCCGCACCGGGTCGTCGGTGCGGTCATAGGCCGCCGGCTTGTCGCTGGCGATGACGGTCGTGTTCTCGTCACGCGTGGCGACCTCGCCGCCCTCGGCGTTCTCGGCGTCTTCCTCGGCCTCGACCACGTTGACGCCCATCTCACTGAGCATGGCCAGCGTGTCTTCGATGGCGTCGGGGCTGACTTCCTCGGACGGCAGCACCTTGTTCAGCTCGTCCATCGTGACGTAGCCGCGGGCTTTCGCCTGTTTGATGAACTTCTTGACGCCGGCGTCGGTCAGATCGAGCAGGGGGCCGTCACCACCAGTGGTTTCGGGCGCTTCCGTCTCGGCCGAGGAATTGTTGCTCATCAAGCTCTCCGCAATCGACGCGACCTTCCCGCAAGGCTCGCGTCGAGAAAATCCATGTTGAAATGGCTTGCCTGCCCGATCCGCGCCTTGATCAGCGCTTACCCAAGGATCACGTTCCCGTCAGACGGCTCGCATGCGCTCCAGTCCGCCAAGTGAAAGCGCTCCCCCGGGAAACCGGCGGAGGTCAAGGCGATGAGCGCGGCGAGCTTTTCCCTAAACGGGTCGGCGACCACTGGGGATCTGAGGCGGCGGCGAGGGTGACATCCTGTTTCGATAAGGGCGCGCGCTCCGGCGGCCCGAGCGATGTCAATCAGCTGCGTGGCAAATCCTTGAGTCGGCATGTGGCTGTGGGGGAAGCCGGTGTCAAGATGGGACGTGGGCGGCTTTTGATTTTGCGGGCTTATTGGCGAAGGTTGGGGAAGGCTCCAAGAACTCCCCCAAAACCCGACCTCCCCGGCGAATGCCGGGGCCCAGATTCATCCGGAGCGGTTTGGGCGGATCCGCCTGCGGCCTCAGCCAACCTGTTGAAGTCAGCGATCTCGATCTGGACCCCGGCATTCGCCGGGGAGGTCGGAGTTCTTAATGCAACGCCTGGGCCACCAGCGCCGGGTCGGTCCAGCCGCCGCTTTCGATCAGGCGCTTGACTGCATCGCGCTCGGTCTTGAGGCGCAGCAGGGTCTGGAAGTCGCTGTCGTCGGCAAGGTCGGTCTTGGCGTCGTCGACCGCACGCTCCAGCGCGGTCAGGCGTAGCAACAGGTCAAAGGCCTGCGACCACAGCACCCGGATCGCCTCCTCAGGGCTCTGGGCCGCGCTCTGGGCGACATCGAGGGCCTTCACGTGGGCGGCCGCACGCTCCAGGGCCGCCAGAACGCCATCGTCATAGCCCGCTGACGCCAGCCGCCCCTTCAGCAGGCCGGTCTCGACGTGATCAGCCTCCAGCCGCAGGTTGACCAGTTCATGGGCGATGGCGTCCAGGCGCTCGTCGCCGAAGCCCTGGTTCATCAGCACCTCGATGCGGTCGTCGACCACCTTCGGATCACGGATCGCGGCGATCAGCAGGGCCGCCGAGAACGGACGCGGCGCCTGGTGCAGGGCGGCGGCAGCCTGACGGCCTTCGGCGGTGGCGCCCTCCAGGCGCGGCTTGCCCCAGGGACGACGCGGGGCGTTGTCCCAGCGCGCCCGCGACAGGGCGCGGCCCGCGTCGCTGGCGTCAGCCTTGACGCGGCGCGCGGCGCGCATCTCGTCCAGCCGGTCCAGCAGCTCTTCCTTGTAGGCGTGGGCCAGGTCCTTGTCGGCGATGGTCGCCGCCAGGGTGCGCAGGCGGACCTTGAGGTTCGTGCGCTGCTCGGGCGTGTCGAAGGGCTCAAGGTCGCGCTCGCGCTCGAACAGGGCCTCGACGAAGGGCTTGGTGTCCGACAGCTGGGCCTTCAGCGCCGCAGGCCCCTGCTCGCGCAGCACGTCGTCAGGGTCCTTGCCGCCCACCGGCATCGAGAACAGGAACGAGCGGCCGGGCTTGAGCAGCGGCAGAGCGCGGTCGATAGCGCGGTCGGCGGCGCGCTTGCCGGCCTTGTCGCCGTCGAAGCACAGGGTCGGGGTCGGATGCAGGCGCCAGAGCCCCTCCATCTGCTCCTCGGTCAGGGCCGTGCCCATGGCCGCCACGGCCGGCACGCCGGCGCGCTGACAGGCGATGACGTCCATATAGCCCTCGACCACCACCATCGGCGGCTTCTCGCCGCCGCTCTGGCCGGCGTGGAGGATCTTGCGGGCCTCGAACAGGCCATACAGCACCCGCCCCTTGTGGAAGAGGCTGGTCTCGGGACCGTTCAGATACTTGGCGCGGGCGGCGGGATCCATCGCCCGGCCGCCAAACGAGACGACCTTTCCCCGGCTGTCGGTGATCGGGAAGATGATCCGGTCGCGGAAGCGGTCATAGGGCTGCCCGCCGTCCTCAGGCGCGATCAGCACGCCGGCGTCCACGAGGTCGCCCGGCTTGGCGCCCTTGGCGATCAGATAGTCCTTCAGGCCCGTGCGGTTGTTGGGGGCAAAGCCGATGCGGAAGCGGCTCCACTCGCTCTCGGGCAGGCCGCGCTTTTCCAGATAGGCGCGGGCGGCCTGGCCGACCGGACGACGCAATTCGCTCTCGAACCAGGCGGCCGCCAGCTCCATCCAGTCGCCCAGGGACGAGCGCTTCTGCTCCTCGCGGGCGGCGCGGGGATCGACCTCGGGCAGGCTCATGCCCGCCTCGGCCGCCAGCCGCTCGACGGCCTCGGCGAAGGTCAGCCGCTCGGTCTCCTGCAGGAAGCTGATGATGTCGCCGTGCTTGCCGCTGGAGAAGCAGTGGTAGAAGCCCTTCTCGTCGTTGACGAAGAACGACGGGCTCTTTTCCTTGGTGAACGGCGACAGCCCCGCATACTCGCGCCCCTGCCGCCGCAGCTTCACCGTCTTGCCGACGACGTCGGACGGGCGAAGGCGGGACTTCAGTTCTTCGAGAAAGCGGTCGTCGAAACGCATTGCGGTGGGCGAAACTTCGCGGACTTGAACCCGGCACCTTATCTGGCGAGCCGTCTCGCCAGAACCGGACGTGGGCGACCGTCCAGCCCATAGCGCGAGTCCCCCACAGGTTACTCACAGATTAACCCGCCCAGGATCCGACGAGCATCAATCCTCCCCCCAGCGGGGGAGGTGTCGACTCGAAGAGGCGACGGAGGGGGAAGTCCCGCCGACCTTGCCTCTTCCCCCTCCGGCCTTCGGCCACCTCCCCCTCTGGGGGGAGGATTTCAGTTACGCCAAAGACGCTTCGCTTCACCCCCGAAACGAACGCCCGACATTCCGCGTTCGGAGGCCAACTCGCCCTCGACAAGGCGCGGATAACGCCACAAACATCCCGGCTTATCGTCGCGGGGAGCACGCCCGCGCGCCGCATTGGGGTGTTTGGTGAAAGCGCTGTTCTTCTCGGTCTCCGTCCTGTCCCTGGTCGCCACGGCCGCCCTGGCCCAGACACCGACCTTGGCGCCGACCCCAGCGCCGTCGCAGCCCTGGCCGGAGTCAGCCGCGCCGAGCGCGCCGATCCCCGCCCCGCAGGACATCCCCTACGCCGGCACGCTGAAGCTGGCCGTAGACGCCACCGATCTTGACCGCAAGATCTGGACGGTCACCACGACGATCCCGGTCAGCAAGGCCGGCGCCTTCACCTTCCTCTATCCGCAGTGGGTTCCGGGCGGCCACTCGCCGCGCAACGATCTGGACAAGCTGGCGGGCCTGGTGGTCACCGCAAACGGCAAGCCCCTGCCCTGGAAGCGCGACGTCGTCAGCGTCCACGCCTTCCATGTCGACGTCCCCGCAGACGTCAGCGAAATCCAGGTCAGCTACCAGTTCCTGACCGCTGTGGAGAGCCGCATCGGCCGCATCCAGGTGACGCAGGAAATGCTGAACCTGCAGTGGCTGCAGGTCGCGGTCTATCCGGCCGGCTACTACACCCGCCAGATCCCGATCGAGGCCAGCGTCAAGCTGCCCGAGGGCTGGAAGCTGGCCACCGCCTTGAAGACCGCCAAGGTCGAGGGCCAGGTCACCACCTTCAAGCCGACCACGGTCGAGACCCTGGTCGACTCGCCGATCTTCGCAGGCAAGTACTTCAAGTCGATCGACCTGGATCCGACCGGCCCCGCCCCCGTGCGCCTGAACCTGGTGGCCGACAGCCCCGAGCTGCTGGAGGCCAAGCCCGAGCACATCCAGGTCCACAAGGATCTGGTGCAGCAAGCCTACAAGCTGTTCGGCTCGCACCATTACGACCACTACGACTTCCTGGTCGCCCTGTCGGACCGCCTGGGCGGCATCGGCCTGGAGCACCACCGCAGCTCCGAAAACCGCGTCACGCCCAAATACTTCACCGAGTGGGACAAGAGCTTTGTGGGCCGCGACCTGCTGCCCCACGAGTTCACCCACTCGTGGAACGGCAAGTTCCGCCGCGCCGCCGACATCTGGACCCCCAATCTGAACGTGCCGATGCGCGACAGCCTGATGTGGGTCTATGAGGGCCAGACCCAGTACTGGGGCTATGTCCTGTCGGCGCGCGCGGGCTTCCTGACCAAGCAGCAGACCCTGGACGCGATCGCCGCCACCGCCGCGACCTATGACAACCGTCGCGGCCGCGACTGGCGTCCGGTGCAGGACACCACCAACGACCCGATCATCGCCCAGCGCCGGCCGCTGTCGTGGCTGTCGTGGCAGCGCAGCGAGGACTACTATTCCGAAGGCCAGCTGGTCTGGCTCGACGCCGACACCCTGATACGCGAGAAGACCGGCGGCAAGAAGTCGCTGGACGACTTCGCCAAGGCCTTCTTCGGCGTCGACAACGGCTCATACGTGCCGCGCACCTATGTGTTCGAGGACGTGGTCGCGGCCCTGAACGGCGTCGTGGCTCATGACTGGGCCGCGTTCCTGAAGACCCGCATCGAAGAGGTCCAGCCGAAGGCCCCGCTCGATGGCCTGGAGCGCGGCGGCTACAAGCTGGTCTACACCGAGACCCCGACCGAGTTCATGAAGGCCGCCGAGACCCGTTCGCGCGGCACGGCCCTGACCTATTCTCTGGGTCTGAGCCTGGGTTCTGACGGCGTGATCTCCGACGTCCAGTGGGGCGGTCCGGCGTTCAAGGCCGGCCTGACCCAGGGCCTGACCGTGGTGGCGGTCAACGGCGAGCAGCTGGACAGCGACAAGCTGAAGGCCGCCGTCAAGGCCGCCGCCAAGCCGGAGAACCCGCTGGTCGAGCTGCTGATCAAGGACGGCTTCCGCTACAAGATGGTCAAGATCGACTATCGCGGCGGGCTTCGCTATCCGCGCCTGGAGCGGATCGCCGGCGCCCCTGATCGCCTCGGCGACATCCTGACGCCCCGCAAGTAAGGCCCGTCGGAGCGTTGCGACTCGTTCGCGCGCTGCGACGATATGGGGAAGGGCCGAAGCAGGGCGTTTGCGTCATCTTTCCACCTGTTCGATCCCTCTGAACGCGTACCAAAGAAAGGGCCCGCACCCCTCCCAGGCGGGCCCTTTTTACTTTCCGGACGTCGCGTGCGATCGACTGCGGCTAAAAGGCCTGTTCAGGCTTGGCCGGAGACGACATGACGGACATTCCCGAACTCCAGCGCGTGACCACCGAATATGTCGCGGTCGAGGACCGCATCCGGCTCAGCGGCGAGGCCGCCGATGGCGCGACCATCGTCCTGTGGCTCACCCAGCGCCTTCTCAACCTGCTGGCGCCTAGCCTGACCAGCGGCCTGGAGCGCCCGGACTCGGCCAGCGACGCCTTGCTGCAAGGGTTCGCCCAGCAGGCGGCTGAAGCGTCGCTGTCGCCTCAGCCGGCCGTCCAGGCCACGGCGCCCGCCGCCAGCTGGCGCGTCGACTCGGTGGACATCCTGTCCGGTCCGGACGGCGTCGCCCTCACCTTCCGGTCTGATGATGGGCCTGCGGCGCGTCTAACGCTGGCCACCGAGCCCCTGCGTCAATGGCTGGGCATCCTGCGCCGGCAGTATCAGGCGGCGGGCTGGATAGATCGCGTGTGGCCCGACTGGATGGAGGACGACATGCGCCCAGCGGCGAGACCCGACGCGATACCGCTCCACTGACCCGCGCTTCGTGGTCCGGCCGCCTTGACCCTGAACGGACCGCAAGGGAACGATAGGTCAACGAGCCGGGGCCTCCCGGCTTCTTGAGTTTTAAGGATCGCCATGTCCCTGCCCGACCGTCGCCAGATCCTGATGGGAGCGGCCGCGACCGCCCTTACCGCCGGGCTCGCCTCCGCCGCCCAGGCCGCAACGCCGAAGGATCAGCTCTATGCGCTGTTCGACGCCTTCTTCGACGAGGACCTGAGCCAGAGCCCCGAACAGGCCACCAGCCTTGGCCTCGACACCGGCAAGCACGCCGACGCGCGCAGCAAGCTCTCGGACCGCTCGACCGCCGCCTGGCTGCGCGACCGCGCCGAACCGGCCCAGCGGATCGCCCGCCTGAAGACGATCGACCGCAAGGCGCTGAGCGGCGACGACGCCATCAACTACGACACCGCCCTCTTCAATTACGAGGCCCGGGGCGGAACCTCGCGCTTCGACTTCGGCGACGGGGCGCGCCCCTTCGTCCTGACCCAGTACTATGGGTCCTATATCTCGACCCCCAGCTTCCTCGACGGCCGTCACAAGATCGCCTCGGCCGCCGACGCCGACGCCTATCTGGCCCGTATGAGGGCCTTCGCCGCCGTGCTGGACCAGGAGACGCAGCGCGCCGGCGCCGACGCGGCCAAGGGCGTGATCCCTGCCGACTTCATGGTCGACAAGGCCATCGCCCAGCTCCAGCAGTTCCGCAGCCTGCCGGTCGAGAAGAACGTGCTGGTCGCCTCGGCCGCCCGCCGCGCCAAGGCCTACGGCGACTATGACGCCAAGGCGGCCGCCATCCTGACCGGCGAGATCCACCCGGCCCTGGACCGCCAGATCGCCGCCCTGCAGGCGATGCGCGCCAAGGCCACGCCGGACGCCGGCATCGGTCGCCTCAAGGACGGCGACGCCTTCTACGCCGCCCTCCTCAAGATCTACACGACCACCAACAAGACCGCCGAAGAGGTCCATCGCCTGGGCCTGGAGGAAGGCGCCGAGATCCAGGCGCGGATGGACGAGATCCTCAAGAAGCGCGGCCTGACCCAAGGCACGGTGGGCCAGCGCATGGCGAGCCTCAACACCATGCCCGGCCAGGTGTTCGCCAACACCGACGAGGGCCGCGCCGAGCTGCTGGCCTATTGCAACGCGCGCATGGCCAAGCTGCAGCCGCTCTTGCCGCAATGGTTCGGCGTCATGCCCAAGACCCCGGTCGTGGTGCGCCGCGTGCCGGCCTACACCGAGGCCGGGGCGGCGGGCGCCTATTACGAGCGCCCGGCCCTGGACGGCTCGCGCCCGGGGGCGGTCTATATCAATCTGCGCGACACGGCCGAGCGCCCGCGCTGGTCGCTGGCCACGCTGATGCACCACGAGGGCTCCCCGGGGCACCACTTCCAGCTGGCCCTGGTGGCCGAGAGCAACCTGCCGAAGCTGCGCCAGAACATGGGCTTCTCGGCCAATACCGAGGGCTGGGCGCTCTACGCCGAGCAGGTGGCCATGGAGATGGGCGTCTATGACGACGGCGACGATCTGGGCCTCCTGGGCATGTACCAGGCCCGGCTGTTCCGCGCCTCGCGCTGCGTGGTCGACACCGGCATCCACGCCAAGGGCTGGAGCCGCGAAAAGGCCATCGCCTACATGATCCAGACCGGCGGCGACCCGGAGGTGCGGGTCTCGCGCGAGGTCGAACGCTACTGCGCCAATCCCGGCCAGGCCTGCTCGTACAAGGTCGGCCACACGGTCTGGGCGGCCCTGCGCGAGCGCACCAAGCAGCGCCTGGGGAGCAAGTTCGACATCAAGCGCTTCCACGACACAGCGCTTCGGGTCGGTCCGGCGCCGTTGACCGTGCTGGAGGGCGTGATCGACCGCTGGCAAGGGTGAGGGCTGCGCCTCAAAGGACGCAGGGACGCCCCTCCGTCTCGCTGCGTATCCGCAGCGATCCACCTCCCCCGCAAGCGGGGCAGGAGGGCTGAGCTTCCTCCTCACCCGCATCGCGGGGGAGGTGGCGCGGCGCGAAGCGCCGTGACGGAGGGGGCGTTTCAACGACACAAAATGAGACCGGTACCATTTCTGGCTTGAGTGGTCTGACAAGTCCCCTCATAGTGCCTCACAACAGCGGCGATTGAGAGCCGCCTCAGTAAAGCGCAGCCTCGGGGAAACGACCGGATGAACACCACCCTCACCCGCCGCCTGTTCGGCGCGAGCCTGGCGGCCCTGTCCGCCGCCGCCCTGCCCGGCCTGGCGCAAGCCGCCGGCCAAGCCTCCAAGACATCGGGCGGCAAGCCGCTCTACAAGGATCCGGCCCAGCCGGTCGACGCGCGCGTGCAGGATCTGCTGTCGCGCATGACCCTGGAAGAGAAGGCCGCCCAGCTGGTCGGCATCTGGCTGACCAAGAACAAGATCCAGACGCCGGAAGGCGACTTCTCGGCCGAGCAGGCCAGCAAGAGCTTCCCGCACGGCCTGGGGCAGATCTCGCGTCCGTCCGACCGCAAGGGCGCCAAGCCCGCCACGGTGATCGACGCGGCCGCCGGCGCCGACGACGGCGCGATCAACCGCAACGCCGTCGAGACCGCCCGCTACACCAACGCCGCCCAGAAATGGGCCGTGGAGAAGACCCGCCTGGGCATCCCGCTGCTGATGCACGACGAGGCCCTGCACGGCTATGTGGCGCGCGACGCGACCAGCTTCCCGCAGTCGATCGCCCTGGCCTCGACCTTCGACACCGAACTGACCGAAAAGATCTTCGCCGTCGCCGCCCGCGAAATGCGCGCTCGTGGCTCGAACCTGGCC
Proteins encoded:
- a CDS encoding DUF885 domain-containing protein — translated: MSLPDRRQILMGAAATALTAGLASAAQAATPKDQLYALFDAFFDEDLSQSPEQATSLGLDTGKHADARSKLSDRSTAAWLRDRAEPAQRIARLKTIDRKALSGDDAINYDTALFNYEARGGTSRFDFGDGARPFVLTQYYGSYISTPSFLDGRHKIASAADADAYLARMRAFAAVLDQETQRAGADAAKGVIPADFMVDKAIAQLQQFRSLPVEKNVLVASAARRAKAYGDYDAKAAAILTGEIHPALDRQIAALQAMRAKATPDAGIGRLKDGDAFYAALLKIYTTTNKTAEEVHRLGLEEGAEIQARMDEILKKRGLTQGTVGQRMASLNTMPGQVFANTDEGRAELLAYCNARMAKLQPLLPQWFGVMPKTPVVVRRVPAYTEAGAAGAYYERPALDGSRPGAVYINLRDTAERPRWSLATLMHHEGSPGHHFQLALVAESNLPKLRQNMGFSANTEGWALYAEQVAMEMGVYDDGDDLGLLGMYQARLFRASRCVVDTGIHAKGWSREKAIAYMIQTGGDPEVRVSREVERYCANPGQACSYKVGHTVWAALRERTKQRLGSKFDIKRFHDTALRVGPAPLTVLEGVIDRWQG